Genomic DNA from Salvia miltiorrhiza cultivar Shanhuang (shh) chromosome 1, IMPLAD_Smil_shh, whole genome shotgun sequence:
tttattttctttcttatttcttcatcttcatacGCCTTTACTCTATCATTGTCCATGTTCTCCTGTCTTGTGCCATAAATTTCTCATGGCATCCaagtttttttatgtatttctCTGGGTGTGATAAAATATTCAGGTTAAATTTGTAAAGTTTTAGCACAGAAAAGAAAATTGCTGAAACGATggttaaataataaaaagtattGCTGCATAACCCATGTCTGCTTGACAACTCCATTGATGGATTTATCCACCATCGAATAGTATCTCAGTCTTCACAGCTTGTTATATTCAGTTCCCCAAGACAATTCTGCATACTACTTAGGCTTGTATTTACACTAGTAACCCAcgtgatattttatttttgtaatagtaAGTAATAAGTAATTCTTCATACTATtcgggcctttattttatttgcttCTGTGAAGGCAGCCATTGCATAATTATAGATGATTCCTGTTCCGTAATTTTGTTACTCTCATTTTTGCAGAATGTACTGTGGACGCCTTCTAAAGTAATTGCACGTCTGGGGAAAGAAATCAATGACGAAACTTCATACTTGTACTGGGCATATAAGGTACACTGGTTCTAAAAATTGTTCTTCACTAAGGTTCTTCATGTCTTATAGTTTCTCAGTGTAAATTCACAGGTCTTGCAAGAGCCGAAGTAGGTTATTTATCTAATTTTGTGGGCTAACATAATATGTCAGCCAGTTCTTCAACTTTGTTTCGTGTGACTCTTCTTGTTAAAGGATCAGTTCTTTATATTACCCAGTCAACGCCAATTTATCagattatttttctattctTTTCTTGTTCGTCGCATCTTTCTGAAATCATTAATGTAAGGCCGGTAAGTGATTATAGAGGTAAAACCTTTACCAACCCAAGAAATAATTAGCCTTAATACATTGTTTCGTAAGTGATAATGGAAGGCTGGTAAGTAATATTTAGGCTTAAAACCTCTGCTCAGATGGATCTACTCCTGTTGTGACTTGTGATAGTGTATGTTTTAGGAATTTATCAGAATAACTGAACATAGCTAATCAGGTCCTTTTTTTTGCCTGTCTGTATTATGGTACTAACATTATTGGTAACTATTAGATTCGGCATATTTGGGGATATTTGTTACAAAAATGGATTGATAAGAGTTTTTTAGCAATGTGATATCTACTTAATGTCTGAATTGTTGGTCCTCATGCACCCTTGCAGAACAATATACCTGTTTTCTGCCCTAGCTTAACAGATGGCTCACTGGGTGACATGTTGTACTTCCACTCTTTCAAGAATCCTGGTTTAGTAGTTGACATTGTCCAAGGTAGATCACTTCCCATTATATGGCATTCCAGTTTACCTCCCTGGTTGATTAATGTTACTTTGTTGTATTACAGATATTAGGGCAATGAACAGTGAGGCTGTCCATGCTGGCCCAAGGAAAACTGGGATGATAATACTTGGAGGAGGGCTCCCCAAGCATCACATATGCAATGCAAATATGATGCGAAATGGTGCAGATTATGCGGTGTTTATTAACACTGCACAAGAGTTTGACGGGAGTGATTCAGGTGCTCGTCCAGATGAAGCTGTGTCCTGGGGCAAAATTCGAGGTTCTGCCAAGACAGTTAAGGTTTGGCTTTTCACATAACTCTATATCGCCGTTCCTTCTTAATTCCGATGTGCATTGTGTTGAAGGTAACTTTGGTGTAGACTCTTTAAGTCTCGGTCCTTTGTCGAAGCAGGTTCACTGTGATGCAACCATTGCTTTCCCTCTACTCGTTGCTGAAACCTTTGCGCAGAGAAAGGGATTTGCTGAAACAAGCTAGGGCCGTATCCCCTAATCCGGCCACATAGATCAAGACATGATTTGACAGTGACTTGATTATAAATTTTCTATATCCTGtttgatattttttcttttcctgtGATTTTGCTTGGGCTATTGAATGACAATGTTACTGGTGATTTTTTTCACGAGATTGTCACTTTATATTATAACTAGTTTTTCACCGGTGcaatatgttttatgattttatcaaatatattagCTTTCATAACTTTATTGAATCTCACATTGAAACCTAAAGGCATCTGTAATTGTTTGTGCTAACTTCAATATTAATAAACTCCATCTCTAATAGTTTGCTTTACTATGCAACAGAAAAGAATATTCTAAAAACACTTATTTGTTCCTTCCTCATAAAATACAAcaattttatttgaattgatacaaaataaattactgcataaagaaaaatatatattttggatCGCTAATATTCCAAATTTCCAATACTGCAGTACTCAATTTAAAAGAAGTGCTAACTGTAAATAGTTTAAGAAAGCTACTTCAAACAATATACAAATAAatggatgcatttttttttcttattgtaTTAAAACATATTAcatttatacacattatataACTAATCATACgaaacaaattcaaattcaaattcatacaGACAATAATGAATTGTTTCTAAATCTTTAGGTACACACAAATTCACCACATTACAATAACTAAGAGGTGAAACATGTATAGACAAAAATGTAAGAGGGAAACAGCAGAGAGGTGAAGAAAATGATGACTTTAAAACACATTGAAATTTGATGACTCCGAAAATTGGAGCCTAATTTCTTAGTGTAAGGATATAGGAGTTAATGTTTTACATGTTTGTTAGTAATATTAAGGGCTATTGACGTTTAAATACACGAAACTTTgagtttattttatattttttttttcataaattttgaaAGTTGTCAAAAAATATACTCATGACTATCAATTTTACTAGGATTTCAAATTACGATCAAACTAAAATTGACATGACATGTCGAGTGACAAACGTTAAATGAGCGTCAGCTAAGGGAAAATTATATATTGTTCTTTTTTGAGATATTTAGTCGACTAGGTGGTGGGCCAATAGCTTCATGTGTTTTTGTTTGACGAATAGCTGAACTTAATTCACAAAACCTCCAAGCATTTAGCCATATTCTTTTTCATTGAAGTAAACTGTTGCTTCATTTGTTCCCTTATAAGCTTATAtctagggtaaatatcactttaaacttCAAACTATTTTttcactatcaattatatcctgaactattaaaaataattttttaaaccttgactatcaattttgtatcaattgtaccattcgCTCACTTTTTTAGCTTAaaaaatttgacgtggctcACCGGATACTACAATATATTTagaatcattctttttttgatctatattatataaaacgacgtgattatatgcattactcattaaaaaattaaaggatgaaaaatggataaatggtacaattgatacaaaattgataattcaaggtttaaaaaattattttcaatagttcaggatataattgatagtgcgaagaTAGTtcggggtttaaagtgatatttacccttatatCTATTATACACAAATTAATTTCATTAGTTTTAGCCAGGCCTCTACATTTTATATTAACTCAAAACTGATcaaattaatttagatatcaacACATATATATGGGGATTAATTCGTCACTCAAACTCCAATTCTACAGATAGAGGTCGGGATGAATAACAAGGTTAAGGACACTATTATGAACCTCTCTTTTCAATACGAGGTGACCCCTAGAATAAGGAACATTGtgttctaattaaaaaaaaattatttatttcacttACCATCATGTAATGACAGGCATTTTAATGTGGCAAGTATTAACTTAAAACTGTAAACTTtatcttccttttttttaatagaatTCAGCAGAAgattacaaattttaatataaactCGGATAATGGCAAAGCATGTTATAAATCTCCAAAGGTGGTTTTGGCTGGAAATGCAAGTTGACAACTCAACTTTTATATAGCCTTAATATATTATCTAGATGAGATAAATTACCGTAAAATACACAGAACTTTGAACCTTGTTTTATTGTTACACGTGATCAGCGAAAAGGCTTTACATTTGCAACCCAGTATTGATTCAATGTTTAGGAACattattcaaatcaaatatCTAATTCGATCCTTCCATTCATATCCGCAGCTGAAAATTAAATGAAGCTCTCATGGCAATAAACTCTATATGTCGAATATTATAACTTTACAATAAATTCAATACACAAAACCAATCCAAAtcgcctaaaaaaaaaaaacaatccaaataatcatatcgTTGGCCTTCCGACCATcactataaacataaaaaatatcaGCAGCTGCCGACTTTCAACCTCTAACCAAGCAAGAAATTGATTAACAGCAGTGTCCATGAAGAATAGCAACTGAGTCACGTGATACGACACCTTCAAGAACGATTCATTCTGAGGGACTGCACAAGTGCATCATAATCCGGGAGCTTTGGATGAACATGACTAGCTTTTTTGGCACTATCGTTTTTGTTTAAAGAATGCTTGTCCAGAGATGATACCTTTGGATTTTCACTACCAAAAGATGCGCCTGCACCTGCGACTGTGCCTGTATCTGCCTTTTGTGGGGGATTAGCCAGTTTTTCTATAGCAGATGAATTCTGGGAGATCTTAGACTTTTGCACTATGTTGGAAGTTGATTTTCCTGTCTCTGGAGTTCCCCACGAACTTGAACTTGCGGGCTTAGCAGCAACTTCGGCTGGTATTTGCTGCTCAGATTTTCCCAAACGACTAGACTTCCCACTCGAGGGCTGAAACTCTTCTTGATTATCAGGAGCAAAGAAGCTTGAAGGTTGTTTTCCCAGGCCATTATGAGAATCATGGACTCCAGGCTTGAGTCGTTCTTTATACTCCTGC
This window encodes:
- the LOC130986097 gene encoding deoxyhypusine synthase isoform X2 — translated: MVDVVVTTAGGVEEDLVKCLAPTYRGDFSLPGAVLRSKGLNRIGNLLVPNDNYCKFEDWIIPVFDQMLDEQKSQNVLWTPSKVIARLGKEINDETSYLYWAYKNNIPVFCPSLTDGSLGDMLYFHSFKNPGLVVDIVQDIRAMNSEAVHAGPRKTGMIILGGGLPKHHICNANMMRNGADYAVFINTAQEFDGSDSGARPDEAVSWGKIRGSAKTVKVHCDATIAFPLLVAETFAQRKGFAETS